One Jeotgalibaca porci genomic region harbors:
- a CDS encoding NAD-dependent succinate-semialdehyde dehydrogenase — protein sequence MTTKRQTLPEMHTDLFINGKWEKGSKGMRPVINPATGETLTEVSRGDKAAFERAIEAAKQAFPVWSGMELRERVKILHRAADLIEENADKLALIMTLEQGKPLAESKGEIQTNVDNLHWNAEEARRIYGETIPAPNNHKYEVRKQPVGVVGAITPWNFPSNMIVRKIGPALAAGCTVVLKPAGNTPLSAIAIFEIFEEAGLPAGVANLVMGSASEIGATFAESKDVRKLTFTGSTEVGHVLYEQSGKTLKKISLELGGHAPFIVFKDAPISETVDMLVKMKFRNNGQACTSPNRIFVEKEIKEVFTKELVAAVKKIKVGNGQDEGVVTGPLINDESRKTIDAQIKDATEKGAEVLIGGGRLMEGEYADGFFYEPTVLDHVTRDMTIFYEETFGPVIPLLTFESEDQVIEMANDSDFGLASYVFTKDLRVAEKVSNALEYGLVAINNVAVSNSETPFGGMKFSGLGRENGKQGVEEFMETKFVNTSYFK from the coding sequence ATGACAACAAAGAGACAAACGTTGCCAGAAATGCACACTGATTTATTTATAAATGGAAAATGGGAAAAAGGATCAAAAGGGATGCGGCCAGTTATTAACCCTGCGACTGGCGAAACCTTAACGGAAGTATCAAGAGGTGACAAAGCAGCCTTCGAACGAGCGATTGAAGCAGCTAAACAGGCCTTTCCTGTTTGGTCTGGTATGGAATTACGCGAACGGGTCAAAATTCTGCACCGTGCTGCCGACTTAATTGAGGAAAATGCGGATAAATTAGCACTGATTATGACTTTAGAACAAGGAAAGCCATTGGCAGAATCAAAAGGTGAAATCCAAACGAACGTTGATAATTTGCACTGGAATGCTGAAGAGGCGCGTCGCATCTACGGAGAAACTATTCCGGCTCCAAATAATCATAAATATGAGGTACGTAAACAACCAGTCGGAGTGGTGGGTGCCATTACACCATGGAATTTCCCATCAAACATGATTGTCCGTAAAATTGGACCAGCTCTCGCAGCGGGCTGTACAGTTGTTTTGAAACCGGCTGGGAATACCCCGCTATCCGCGATTGCTATTTTCGAAATCTTCGAAGAAGCCGGCTTACCAGCCGGCGTTGCCAACTTGGTTATGGGCTCAGCGAGTGAAATCGGCGCTACTTTTGCTGAAAGCAAAGATGTCCGCAAGTTAACATTTACCGGCTCTACTGAAGTCGGCCATGTATTGTACGAACAGTCAGGTAAAACATTGAAGAAAATATCTCTGGAATTGGGTGGGCATGCACCCTTTATCGTCTTCAAAGATGCACCGATTTCAGAAACAGTGGATATGCTTGTTAAAATGAAATTCCGTAACAATGGGCAAGCCTGTACGTCACCGAACCGTATTTTCGTGGAAAAAGAAATTAAAGAGGTATTTACAAAGGAACTTGTTGCTGCAGTGAAGAAAATTAAAGTTGGAAACGGGCAAGATGAAGGCGTTGTAACGGGACCGCTTATTAATGATGAATCACGCAAAACAATCGATGCACAAATTAAAGATGCAACCGAAAAAGGCGCAGAAGTATTAATCGGTGGCGGTCGCTTAATGGAAGGTGAATACGCAGATGGCTTCTTCTATGAACCGACTGTTTTGGATCATGTCACACGCGATATGACTATCTTCTATGAAGAGACATTTGGTCCGGTAATTCCATTGCTTACATTTGAAAGTGAAGATCAAGTCATTGAAATGGCCAACGATTCTGATTTTGGTTTGGCATCGTATGTCTTTACAAAAGATTTACGTGTCGCAGAAAAGGTAAGTAATGCTTTGGAATATGGCTTAGTAGCAATAAATAACGTGGCGGTTTCCAATTCAGAAACACCATTTGGCGGTATGAAGTTCTCGGGATTAGGCCGTGAGAATGGCAAACAAGGTGTAGAAGAATTTATGGAAACGAAATTTGTGAACACGAGTTATTTCAAATAA
- the rplT gene encoding 50S ribosomal protein L20, with translation MPRVKGGTVTRQRRKKVLKLAKGYYGSKHTLFKTAKQQVMKSYMYAYRDRRQTKRNFRRLWITRINAAARMNGLSYSQMMHGLKLAGVEMNRKMLAELAVNDAAAFTAVAEQAKTALNK, from the coding sequence ATGCCACGTGTAAAAGGTGGAACAGTAACACGCCAACGCCGCAAGAAAGTTCTTAAACTGGCTAAAGGCTATTATGGTTCAAAACATACATTATTCAAAACAGCTAAACAACAAGTGATGAAATCTTATATGTACGCATATAGAGACCGTCGTCAAACTAAACGTAACTTCCGTCGTCTATGGATTACGCGTATCAACGCAGCAGCTCGCATGAACGGTTTGAGCTACAGCCAAATGATGCACGGTTTGAAACTTGCTGGAGTGGAAATGAACCGTAAAATGCTTGCAGAATTAGCAGTTAACGATGCAGCAGCTTTCACAGCAGTTGCAGAACAAGCTAAAACAGCATTAAACAAATAA
- the rpmI gene encoding 50S ribosomal protein L35: MPKQKTHRGSAKRFKRTGNGGLKRYSAFTSHRFHGKTKKQRRQLRQPSMVHASDMKRISQQLSQMK; encoded by the coding sequence ATGCCAAAACAAAAGACACACCGCGGATCTGCTAAACGTTTCAAAAGAACTGGTAATGGTGGTTTGAAACGTTACAGTGCTTTCACAAGCCACAGATTCCACGGAAAAACTAAAAAACAAAGACGTCAATTGCGTCAGCCATCAATGGTACACGCATCTGATATGAAACGTATCAGCCAACAATTATCACAAATGAAATAA
- the infC gene encoding translation initiation factor IF-3 yields MTIAKDMMVNDGIRARELRVIGSDGEQIGVKTKAEALQLAEAANLDLVVVSPNAKPPVARIMDHGKYRFDQQKREREARKNQKVVNIKEVRLSPSIDENDFQTKMRNARKFLEKGDKVKASIRFRGRAITHKEIGQKVLDRLASELSDVSSVESKPRMDGRSMFLMLAPTQEK; encoded by the coding sequence ATGACCATAGCTAAAGATATGATGGTAAACGACGGAATCCGAGCACGCGAACTTCGTGTAATTGGAAGCGATGGTGAACAAATCGGAGTAAAAACGAAAGCAGAAGCATTGCAACTAGCTGAAGCCGCAAATTTGGATCTAGTAGTAGTATCGCCAAATGCAAAACCGCCTGTAGCCCGTATTATGGATCACGGGAAATACCGTTTCGATCAACAAAAACGCGAACGGGAAGCTCGTAAAAACCAAAAAGTGGTCAACATCAAAGAAGTGCGTCTAAGTCCGTCCATTGATGAGAATGATTTCCAAACGAAAATGCGTAATGCACGCAAATTCTTGGAAAAAGGCGACAAAGTGAAAGCATCTATTCGATTTAGAGGACGTGCAATCACACATAAAGAAATCGGACAAAAAGTCCTGGACCGCCTAGCATCTGAACTATCGGATGTATCCTCAGTTGAAAGCAAACCACGTATGGATGGTAGAAGTATGTTCTTGATGCTGGCTCCAACGCAAGAGAAGTAA
- a CDS encoding amidohydrolase produces MSRDKLMNLLEQKEADMIALRRHFHENPEISFEEKETADTIAAFYAGKDVEVKRNVGNGYGIVVTIQGNKPGRTIALRADFDALPIKEETNLPFASKKPGVMHACGHDGHTAYLMTLADCFIELKDEWAGTIKIVHQNAEEVGPGGAKSIVDSGELDDVDEIYGIHFYPNIEVGHVEYASGWAYAGCSEISVKIQGKGGHGSMPHMSNDAIVAASSFVMNLQTVVSRRINPFDMAVVTIGSFEGEGVSNVIKDNLTLYGDARYMDIEVGKKIEEEVRKLARGLEEGFSVETEVTFAWDYPPLYNHPEQTEAAAKVMNERGVGTYLENASLTPAFNGAEDFGQYLLKIPGAFLNMGAKPETDTYFMNHHPKFDINEKALLVAAKTVGDITLSALGK; encoded by the coding sequence ATGTCACGCGATAAATTGATGAACCTACTTGAACAAAAGGAAGCAGATATGATTGCACTACGCCGTCATTTTCACGAAAATCCTGAAATTTCATTTGAAGAAAAAGAAACAGCCGACACGATTGCTGCCTTCTATGCAGGGAAGGACGTAGAAGTCAAACGCAATGTCGGAAATGGTTACGGTATCGTTGTAACCATTCAAGGGAATAAGCCGGGCAGAACGATCGCCTTGAGGGCGGATTTTGATGCCTTACCAATTAAGGAAGAGACTAATTTACCGTTTGCTTCTAAGAAGCCCGGTGTGATGCACGCATGTGGGCACGACGGACATACCGCATATTTGATGACCTTGGCAGATTGTTTCATCGAATTGAAAGATGAGTGGGCCGGTACCATTAAAATCGTCCACCAAAATGCTGAAGAAGTTGGACCGGGTGGTGCTAAATCGATAGTCGATTCCGGTGAACTGGACGACGTGGATGAAATTTACGGCATTCATTTTTATCCAAACATCGAAGTCGGGCACGTTGAGTACGCGAGTGGCTGGGCGTATGCCGGCTGTAGTGAGATTTCAGTTAAAATTCAAGGAAAAGGTGGACATGGTTCCATGCCGCATATGAGTAACGATGCGATTGTCGCTGCTTCTTCCTTTGTCATGAACTTACAGACGGTTGTTTCTCGCCGTATTAATCCCTTTGATATGGCGGTCGTAACGATTGGTTCCTTTGAAGGAGAAGGCGTCAGCAATGTTATCAAGGATAATCTGACACTTTACGGCGATGCGCGTTACATGGATATCGAAGTTGGGAAGAAGATTGAAGAAGAAGTCCGTAAATTAGCGCGTGGGTTGGAAGAAGGCTTCAGTGTGGAAACCGAAGTCACATTCGCCTGGGACTATCCGCCACTATACAACCACCCTGAACAGACCGAAGCAGCTGCGAAAGTAATGAATGAGCGTGGCGTAGGGACGTATCTGGAAAATGCTTCCTTAACACCGGCCTTTAACGGTGCCGAAGACTTCGGCCAATATCTATTGAAAATTCCTGGCGCATTCTTAAATATGGGTGCAAAACCAGAAACAGACACATACTTTATGAATCACCATCCGAAATTCGATATCAACGAAAAAGCATTACTAGTCGCAGCCAAAACGGTCGGCGACATCACTCTCAGCGCGTTGGGTAAATAA
- the thrS gene encoding threonine--tRNA ligase codes for MAEIKITFPDGSIKSFDKGITVQDVAKSISNSLAKKALAGKFNGELVDFTRELEEDGTLEIVTPDHEDALGILRHSSAHLLAHAMTRLFPGVHFGVGPAIESGFYYDTDMENQLTEEQLADVEAEMTKIIRENHAIVRRVVSRSEALEIFANDPYKVELITDLPEDEILTVYQQEDFTDLCRGIHVPSTGKIQVFKLLSLAGAYWRGNSDNKMMQRVYGTAFFNKKDLAEFLKMREEAKQRDHRKLGKELDLFMISPEVGSGLPFWLPKGATIRRTLERYIVDKEVSLGYQHVYTPIMANVDLYKTSGHWDHYHEDMFPPMDMGDGEMLVLRPMNCPHHMMIYKNEVHSYRELPIRIAELGMMHRYEKSGALSGLQRVREMTLNDAHVFVRPDQIKEEFKRTLQLVLDVYEDFKITDYRFRLSYRDPADKEKYFDDDAMWEKAEAMLKEAMDEMELDYFEAVGEAAFYGPKLDVQFKTAIGVEETMSTIQLDFLLPERFDLTYVGEDGENNHRPVVIHRGVISTMERFVAYLIEEYKGAFPTWLAPVQATIIPVSVEHHADRAYELKSQMDRMGMRVEVDDRNEKMGYKIRASQTQKIPYQIVIGDKEVAENTLTVRRYGSKEMNTMAAEEYLSSVDFEIKNFK; via the coding sequence ATGGCAGAAATTAAGATTACTTTCCCAGATGGCTCTATCAAGTCATTTGACAAGGGAATAACTGTTCAAGACGTTGCGAAAAGCATCAGCAACAGCTTGGCTAAAAAAGCACTAGCTGGGAAATTCAATGGTGAATTAGTTGATTTTACCCGTGAATTGGAAGAAGACGGAACATTGGAAATTGTAACGCCGGATCACGAAGATGCATTGGGTATTTTGCGTCACTCAAGCGCGCATTTATTAGCACATGCGATGACACGTTTATTCCCGGGTGTTCATTTCGGGGTAGGACCTGCGATTGAATCAGGCTTCTACTATGATACAGATATGGAAAACCAATTGACAGAAGAGCAATTGGCTGACGTTGAAGCGGAAATGACAAAAATTATCCGTGAGAACCATGCCATCGTCCGTCGTGTTGTTTCACGTTCTGAAGCATTGGAAATTTTCGCGAATGATCCTTATAAAGTGGAATTGATTACTGATTTACCAGAAGATGAAATTCTAACTGTTTACCAACAAGAAGATTTCACTGACTTGTGCCGTGGGATTCACGTGCCGTCTACAGGTAAAATTCAAGTGTTCAAATTATTGTCATTGGCTGGTGCATACTGGCGCGGAAATTCAGACAACAAAATGATGCAACGTGTATACGGAACGGCATTCTTTAACAAAAAAGATTTAGCCGAATTCCTAAAAATGCGTGAAGAAGCGAAACAGCGTGACCACCGTAAATTAGGGAAAGAATTAGACTTGTTTATGATTTCTCCTGAAGTTGGATCTGGTTTACCATTCTGGTTGCCAAAAGGTGCGACAATCCGTCGTACATTGGAACGTTACATTGTGGATAAAGAAGTAAGCTTGGGTTACCAACACGTTTACACGCCAATCATGGCAAACGTAGACTTGTACAAAACGTCCGGTCACTGGGATCACTACCATGAAGATATGTTCCCGCCAATGGATATGGGTGATGGCGAAATGTTGGTTCTACGTCCAATGAACTGCCCGCACCACATGATGATTTACAAAAATGAAGTTCACAGCTACCGTGAATTGCCAATCCGAATCGCGGAACTGGGTATGATGCACCGTTACGAAAAGAGTGGGGCATTATCTGGGTTACAACGTGTACGTGAAATGACATTGAACGATGCACACGTGTTTGTTCGCCCAGATCAAATCAAAGAAGAATTCAAACGTACTTTACAATTAGTACTAGATGTTTACGAAGACTTCAAGATTACCGATTACCGTTTCCGTTTAAGCTACCGCGACCCAGCTGACAAAGAGAAATACTTTGATGACGATGCAATGTGGGAAAAAGCAGAAGCAATGCTGAAAGAAGCAATGGATGAAATGGAATTGGACTACTTCGAAGCTGTCGGCGAGGCTGCTTTCTACGGTCCAAAACTGGACGTTCAATTCAAGACTGCAATTGGGGTAGAAGAAACAATGTCTACAATCCAATTAGACTTCTTGTTGCCAGAACGTTTCGACTTAACATACGTTGGTGAAGACGGTGAAAATAACCACCGTCCGGTTGTTATTCACCGTGGCGTTATTTCAACAATGGAACGTTTCGTAGCTTACTTGATTGAAGAATATAAAGGTGCGTTCCCAACTTGGTTGGCACCGGTTCAAGCAACAATCATCCCGGTAAGCGTGGAGCACCATGCAGACCGTGCTTACGAGTTGAAATCACAAATGGACCGCATGGGTATGCGCGTCGAAGTGGATGATCGCAACGAGAAAATGGGTTACAAAATCCGTGCTTCTCAAACGCAAAAAATTCCCTACCAAATCGTAATCGGAGACAAAGAAGTAGCCGAAAATACGTTGACTGTCCGTCGTTATGGTTCGAAGGAAATGAATACAATGGCTGCAGAAGAGTATCTGTCATCTGTTGATTTCGAAATTAAGAACTTTAAATAA
- the dnaI gene encoding primosomal protein DnaI has product MDHIGRGFRKFMNQPNVSEQYENMIRSVLADPEVHTFLETNKKTITQEMISNSYSKLHEFVQEKRKLTRGEMGQNPGYQPELALNAGYIDVVYVPDQATIKREREKELRSRINSINISKEARKATMEQFVQTEERLDVLSEAFDFIEAYADSPGSFHQGLYIHGPFGVGKTYLLGAIAYELSLKGHVTTLMHYPTFTQEMKAAISDNSVPEKLDLIKKSAILMLDDIGAEINSTWVRDEILGVILQHRMQEHLPTFFTSNLTFSELEQHLRIGNRGDDEPIKAKRLMERVRFLAKEVQMTGKNRRLKG; this is encoded by the coding sequence ATGGATCACATTGGAAGAGGATTCCGTAAATTTATGAACCAACCAAATGTTTCCGAACAATATGAAAATATGATTCGCTCGGTCTTGGCTGATCCGGAAGTCCATACTTTTCTGGAAACAAATAAAAAAACAATTACGCAAGAAATGATTTCGAACAGCTACTCAAAGTTACATGAGTTCGTGCAAGAAAAGCGTAAGTTAACACGCGGCGAAATGGGGCAAAACCCCGGTTACCAACCGGAATTGGCGCTTAATGCCGGATATATTGATGTGGTGTATGTTCCCGATCAAGCCACGATTAAACGGGAACGTGAGAAAGAATTGCGTAGCCGCATCAATTCAATTAATATTTCCAAAGAAGCTCGAAAAGCAACAATGGAGCAATTCGTGCAAACGGAAGAGCGCTTGGATGTGCTGAGCGAAGCGTTCGATTTTATAGAAGCGTATGCCGATAGTCCAGGTAGCTTCCATCAGGGCTTGTATATCCACGGGCCATTTGGTGTTGGTAAAACGTATTTGTTGGGGGCAATTGCCTATGAGCTTTCTTTGAAAGGTCATGTTACAACTTTGATGCATTACCCGACATTTACGCAAGAAATGAAAGCTGCGATTTCAGACAACAGTGTGCCTGAAAAGTTGGACTTGATTAAAAAAAGTGCGATTTTAATGTTGGATGATATCGGTGCTGAAATTAACTCGACTTGGGTGCGTGATGAAATTCTGGGTGTGATCTTACAACACCGGATGCAAGAACATTTGCCGACATTTTTTACCTCAAATCTCACTTTTTCCGAGTTGGAACAACATTTGCGAATCGGAAATCGCGGTGACGATGAGCCGATTAAAGCCAAACGTTTAATGGAACGTGTGCGCTTTTTGGCGAAAGAAGTACAAATGACAGGGAAGAATCGCCGTCTAAAAGGTTAA
- a CDS encoding replication initiation and membrane attachment family protein has translation MNTPWKNLSPKDSFRTQQTCFISDVDRKVITYLYQPIIGSHAFSLYMTLLGDFEMTPQPKLHSELLATLNVGIPEFYQARIRLEGIGLLNTYVRETEQMKEYIYEPLMPVTSKQFFEEDLLRMLLREHIGEGRLRRLQEQYSFPKADYSDLQKITQSFVGVYNVARTIVPLEQSSLLESRKGQAPQIEISSFNFSYLKQLLNSQFFRPEALTSELRKKIEVLNKLYGIEEEEMAALLMRASNLENGVVDTKELENLAADSTTQGISKSVIRDKVEQTAEASAEQQANREAALKKAGYTEQEIQLVLLAEKLTPYQFIADIKAQKKGQVTSNEKNLLNILLSQYDLSSGVLNMLIYYMLVIQGEPTMNKGVAERIANDWTQSEISLPEEAINKTKQFIGQKRATAEKRNVRQYGRNVVRKVEKLPEWATEKPTQTKSERLLSDEEQKRFNERLKKFRNGRKAGDD, from the coding sequence ATGAATACACCTTGGAAAAATTTAAGTCCGAAAGACTCCTTTCGCACACAACAAACGTGCTTTATTTCCGATGTGGACCGTAAAGTCATCACCTACTTGTATCAACCTATTATCGGCTCACATGCGTTCAGTTTGTACATGACGCTATTGGGTGATTTTGAAATGACACCCCAACCAAAACTGCATTCTGAACTGCTAGCCACATTAAACGTCGGGATACCGGAGTTTTATCAGGCACGCATTCGTTTGGAAGGCATAGGCTTATTGAATACATACGTGAGAGAAACCGAGCAGATGAAAGAATACATCTACGAGCCGTTGATGCCTGTCACGAGCAAACAGTTTTTTGAAGAAGATTTGTTACGGATGCTGTTGCGGGAACACATTGGTGAAGGACGTTTGAGACGGCTGCAAGAGCAATACAGTTTTCCAAAAGCTGACTATAGTGACTTACAGAAGATTACGCAATCATTTGTAGGTGTTTATAATGTGGCGCGTACGATTGTCCCGTTGGAGCAAAGTTCATTGCTGGAATCACGCAAAGGTCAAGCACCGCAGATTGAAATATCTTCGTTTAACTTCAGCTACTTGAAGCAATTATTAAATAGTCAGTTTTTCCGTCCTGAAGCATTGACATCAGAACTTCGGAAGAAGATTGAAGTCCTTAATAAATTGTACGGCATTGAAGAAGAGGAGATGGCCGCATTATTGATGCGTGCATCAAATCTTGAGAATGGTGTTGTGGATACAAAGGAGCTCGAGAATTTGGCTGCCGACAGCACGACTCAAGGTATTTCTAAGAGTGTGATTCGTGACAAAGTGGAGCAAACGGCCGAGGCTTCTGCCGAGCAACAGGCGAACCGGGAAGCGGCTTTGAAAAAAGCCGGCTACACTGAGCAGGAAATACAATTGGTTTTACTAGCGGAAAAATTAACTCCGTATCAATTTATCGCGGATATTAAGGCGCAGAAAAAGGGACAGGTTACTTCAAATGAAAAAAATCTGCTGAACATTTTGTTGAGCCAATACGATTTGTCCTCGGGAGTTTTGAATATGCTGATTTATTACATGTTGGTAATTCAAGGTGAGCCGACGATGAATAAAGGTGTCGCAGAACGGATTGCCAACGACTGGACCCAATCCGAAATCTCCTTGCCCGAAGAAGCGATTAATAAAACGAAACAATTTATCGGACAAAAGCGCGCCACTGCTGAAAAGCGCAACGTCCGTCAATATGGTCGTAACGTTGTCCGTAAGGTGGAGAAATTACCGGAATGGGCAACGGAGAAACCGACGCAGACGAAAAGCGAACGTCTTCTTTCTGACGAAGAACAGAAACGATTTAATGAACGCCTGAAAAAATTCAGGAATGGTAGAAAGGCCGGAGATGACTAA
- the nrdR gene encoding transcriptional regulator NrdR, translating into MQCPKCQYNGSRVVDSRPVEENNSIRRRRECECCHQRFTTFERIEQTPLLVVKKNGTREEFSREKLLRGLIRSSEKRPIKLEQLEEVVNQVERELRASGESEIPSMAIGEYVMEHLAKIDDVAYIRFASVYRQFSDRETFLAELQNLEKKNHHELEGRNE; encoded by the coding sequence ATGCAATGTCCAAAATGTCAATATAATGGATCGCGAGTTGTGGACAGCCGCCCCGTCGAAGAAAATAACTCGATTCGCCGCCGTCGTGAGTGCGAATGTTGTCACCAACGCTTTACTACTTTTGAACGAATTGAACAGACACCGTTGCTCGTTGTGAAAAAGAACGGGACACGTGAAGAATTCAGCCGTGAAAAGTTATTGCGTGGTCTGATTCGCTCCAGTGAAAAGCGTCCGATTAAGTTGGAGCAGCTGGAAGAAGTTGTGAACCAGGTTGAACGGGAACTGCGTGCATCGGGTGAGAGCGAAATACCAAGTATGGCTATCGGTGAGTATGTGATGGAGCACTTGGCTAAAATTGATGATGTAGCGTATATTCGCTTTGCGAGTGTGTATCGTCAATTTTCTGATCGTGAAACATTCTTGGCGGAACTACAAAACCTTGAGAAAAAGAATCACCATGAGCTAGAGGGGCGGAACGAATGA
- the coaE gene encoding dephospho-CoA kinase (Dephospho-CoA kinase (CoaE) performs the final step in coenzyme A biosynthesis.), with amino-acid sequence MTYILGLTGGIATGKSTVSRYFSDKGYAVVDADVVARRVVEPGTEGLANIVAHFGTEIIQKDGTLNREKLGAMIFSDAEKRETLNNLLSAQIRRTIMADTETLVNANQPLIVLDIPLLYEAGYETHCDAVMVVYTTEAVQLERLMARNNLTEEEALNRIASQEPIETKKDRADIVIDNNGPLNHTYEQVETWLKNNII; translated from the coding sequence ATGACATATATTTTAGGATTAACAGGAGGTATCGCGACTGGGAAGTCAACCGTGTCAAGGTATTTTTCTGATAAAGGCTATGCGGTGGTGGATGCAGATGTAGTAGCACGTCGCGTGGTTGAACCAGGGACAGAAGGGTTGGCTAACATTGTCGCGCATTTTGGAACTGAAATTATCCAAAAAGACGGAACATTAAATCGTGAAAAGCTAGGCGCAATGATTTTTTCCGATGCTGAAAAACGTGAAACGCTAAATAACCTTTTAAGTGCTCAGATTAGACGGACGATTATGGCCGACACAGAAACGCTTGTAAATGCAAACCAACCGCTGATTGTATTGGATATTCCCTTACTGTATGAAGCAGGCTATGAAACCCACTGTGATGCCGTTATGGTTGTGTATACAACCGAAGCAGTGCAGCTGGAACGGTTAATGGCCCGCAACAATTTGACGGAAGAAGAGGCTTTGAATCGTATTGCCAGTCAAGAGCCGATTGAAACCAAGAAAGACCGCGCAGATATTGTCATAGACAACAACGGCCCCCTGAACCATACCTATGAACAAGTTGAAACATGGCTGAAAAACAACATAATATAG
- the mutM gene encoding DNA-formamidopyrimidine glycosylase — protein MPELPEVETVRRGLNQLVAGATIKSVDVFWNRMITPPFSSERFQNELVGEQIHTIERRGKYLIFLLDHWAMVSHLRMEGKFTVTKTGEPYEKHTHVVFHLSDNRDLRYLDVRKFGRFSLMPIDKKENYGPIQKLGPEPTTSQFSLENFQEKLSRTQRAIKAVILDQHIVAGVGNIYADESLFRAQINPMKPANQLNKGETARLREAIITVIANAVEAGGTTIRTYKNTLGEAGKFQVALNVYGKTNEDCPRCGTPIEKTKVAQRGTHYCPKCQGSIARYEKKGPAG, from the coding sequence ATGCCTGAATTACCAGAAGTAGAAACGGTTCGCAGAGGGCTCAATCAGCTCGTGGCGGGTGCGACCATCAAGAGTGTGGACGTATTCTGGAATCGGATGATTACACCGCCATTTTCCTCTGAACGTTTCCAAAATGAATTAGTCGGCGAACAAATTCATACAATTGAACGTCGGGGTAAGTACTTGATTTTTCTTTTAGATCATTGGGCGATGGTTTCCCATTTGCGAATGGAAGGGAAATTCACTGTTACAAAAACAGGTGAGCCTTATGAGAAACACACGCATGTCGTTTTTCATCTCAGTGATAATCGCGATTTGCGTTATTTGGATGTGCGTAAGTTCGGTCGTTTTTCGTTGATGCCGATTGATAAAAAGGAAAATTACGGTCCAATTCAAAAGTTAGGACCTGAACCAACAACGAGCCAATTTTCGCTCGAGAATTTCCAAGAAAAGTTATCCCGGACACAACGTGCAATTAAAGCGGTGATTCTGGATCAGCATATTGTGGCAGGTGTGGGGAATATTTATGCCGATGAATCTTTGTTCCGTGCGCAAATTAATCCCATGAAACCCGCGAATCAGTTAAATAAGGGGGAGACTGCGCGTCTGCGTGAAGCGATTATTACGGTTATTGCAAATGCAGTGGAAGCAGGCGGGACCACCATTCGGACGTATAAAAACACGCTGGGAGAAGCCGGGAAGTTTCAAGTTGCTCTCAATGTTTATGGCAAGACAAATGAAGACTGTCCACGCTGTGGCACCCCGATTGAAAAGACTAAAGTCGCACAACGGGGCACACATTACTGTCCTAAGTGCCAAGGGTCGATTGCACGCTATGAAAAGAAAGGACCGGCAGGATGA